Proteins encoded by one window of Blautia luti:
- a CDS encoding helix-turn-helix domain-containing protein, whose product MITDSVQYVEMCVPNQYENMISMTTLDYIEQKYRTATLTELCEKLHLSMHVLSKMIKKSTGFNFKELLQRKRLNKSVELMCDTDLPISDIIAAVGYENNSYFHRVFKERYHMTPRVFREKNKQRTQVRL is encoded by the coding sequence ATGATCACAGATTCCGTACAGTATGTGGAGATGTGCGTCCCCAATCAGTACGAAAACATGATCTCCATGACAACCCTGGATTATATTGAACAGAAATACAGGACAGCCACCCTGACAGAGCTGTGTGAGAAGCTTCATTTGTCCATGCATGTATTAAGCAAAATGATCAAGAAGAGCACAGGATTTAATTTCAAAGAACTGCTTCAGAGGAAGCGCCTGAATAAGTCTGTGGAATTAATGTGCGATACAGATCTTCCCATCAGTGACATTATTGCAGCAGTCGGATACGAGAATAACAGTTATTTTCACAGGGTATTCAAAGAAAGGTATCATATGACTCCGCGGGTATTCAGAGAGAAAAACAAACAGAGGACGCAGGTACGTCTGTAA